One Betta splendens chromosome 8, fBetSpl5.4, whole genome shotgun sequence DNA segment encodes these proteins:
- the crb3a gene encoding protein crumbs homolog 3a: MAARARVPAAPGAAAGSVLLLVLSSSPAWGNTTMATDTSTTTPQGPNIAAIVAPTVTLGVLAIVLAVLAWLFCVVKKKRQTEGTYRPSAEEQSGAGTAAAAPDALKLPKEERLI, translated from the exons AtggcagcgcgcgcgcgcgtgccgGCCGCTCCCGGAGCCGCGGCGGGgagtgttctgctgctggtaCTGAGTAGCAGCCCAGCGTGGG GAAATACCACTATGGCGACTgacacctccaccaccaca CCGCAGGGGCCGAACATCGCGGCTATCGTGGCCCCCACGGTCACGCTCGGCGTCCTGGCCATCGTCCTGGCCGTTCTGGCGTGGCTGTTTTGCgtggtgaagaagaagaggcaaACGGAGGGGACGTACAGGCCCAGCGCCGAGGAGCAGTCCGGCGCCGGcactgcggcggcggcgccggacgCGCTGAAGCTGCCGAAGGAGGAGCGACTCATCTGA
- the tubb4bl gene encoding tubulin beta-4B chain, which produces MREIVHLQAGQCGNQIGAKFWEVISDEHGIDPTGTYHGDSDLQLDRISVYYNEATGGKYVPRAILVDLEPGTMDSVRSGPFGQIFRPDNFVFGQSGAGNNWAKGHYTEGAELVDSVLDVVRKEAESCDCLQGFQLTHSLGGGTGSGMGTLLISKIREEYPDRIMNTFSVVPSPKVSDTVVEPYNATLSVHQLVENTDETYCIDNEALYDICFRTLKLTTPTYGDLNHLVSATMSGVTTCLRFPGQLNADLRKLAVNMVPFPRLHFFMPGFAPLTSRGSQQYRALSVPELTQQMFDAKNMMAACDPRHGRYLTVAAVFRGRMSMKEVDEQMLNVQNKNSSYFVEWIPNNVKTAVCDIPPRGLKMAATFIGNSTAIQELFKRISEQFTAMFRRKAFLHWYTGEGMDEMEFTEAESNMNDLVSEYQQYQDATAEEGEFEEEGEEEGA; this is translated from the exons ATGCGCGAAATTGTGCATTTGCAAGCCGGCCAGTGCGGAAACCAGATCGGAGCCAAG TTCTGGGAGGTGATCAGCGACGAGCACGGCATCGATCCCACGGGCACCTACCACGGAGACAGCGACCTGCAGCTGGACAGGATCAGCGTCTACTACAATGAGGCCACAG GTGGGAAGTACGTGCCCAGAGCCATCCTGGTGGATCTGGAGCCCGGTACCATGGACTCAGTCCGGTCTGGTCCCTTTGGGCAGATTTTCAGACCTGACAACTTCGTCTTTG GCCAGAGTGGCGCCGGGAACAACTGGGCCAAGGGCCACTACACCGAGGGCGCCGAGCTGGTGGACTCCGTCCTGGACGTGGTGCGAAAGGAGGCGGAGAGCTGCGACTGCCTGCAGGGCTTCCAGCTCACCCACTCCCTGGGCGGCGGCACCGGCTCCGGCATGGGCACGCTGCTCATCAGCAAGATCCGCGAGGAGTACCCGGACCGCATCATGAACACCTTCAGCGTGGTGCCGTCCCCCAAGGTGTCCGACACGGTGGTGGAGCCCTACAACGCCACGCTGTCCGTCCACCAGCTGGTGGAGAACACCGACGAGACCTACTGCATCGACAACGAGGCCCTGTACGACATCTGCTTCCGCACCCTCAAACTTACGACGCCCACGTACGGCGACCTCAACCACCTGGTGTCGGCCACCATGAGCGGCGTCACCACCTGCCTGCGCTTCCCCGGCCAGCTCAACGCCGACCTGCGCAAGCTAGCCGTCAACATGGTGCCCTTCCCCCGCCTGCACTTCTTCATGCCGGGCTTCGCGCCGCTCACCAGCCGCGGCAGCCAGCAGTACCGCGCCCTGTCCGTGCCCGAGCTCACGCAGCAGATGTTCGACGCCAAGAACATGATGGCGGCCTGTGACCCGCGCCACGGCCGCTACCTCACCGTGGCCGCCGTGTTCCGCGGCCGCATGTCCATGAAGGAGGTGGACGAGCAGATGCTCAACGTGCAGAACAAGAACAGCAGCTACTTCGTGGAGTGGATCCCCAACAACGTGAAGACGGCCGTGTGCGACATCCCGCCGCGCGGCCTCAAGATGGCCGCCACCTTCATCGGCAACAGCACGGCCATCCAGGAGCTGTTCAAGCGCATCTCGGAGCAGTTCACCGCCATGTTCCGCCGCAAGGCCTTCCTGCACTGGTACACGGGCGAGGGCATGGACGAGATGGAGTTCACGGAGGCCGAGAGCAACATGAACGACCTGGTGTCCGAGTACCAGCAGTACCAGGACGCCACGGCCGAGGAGGGCGAGttcgaggaggagggggaggaggaaggggcctAA
- the asf1ba gene encoding histone chaperone asf1b-A, producing MAKVQVLNVAVLDNPSPFGNPFQFEITFECMEDLPEDLEWKIIYVGSAESEEYDQVLDSVLVGPVPAGRHMFVFQADAPNTGLIPESDAVGVTVVLITCTYRGQEFIRIGYYVNNEYTDPELRENPPNKPDYTQLQRNILASNPRVTRFHINWEGCAERMEDSENVDPTPNSMLPPSCIPGKAPPLGILPDNSMDCL from the exons ATGGCGAAGGTGCAGGTGTTGAATGTCGCTGTCCTAGATAACCCGAGCCCCTTTGGAAACCCGTTTCAGTTTGAGATCACCTTTGAGTGTATGGAGGACCTCCCCGAAG ATCTGGAATGGAAGATCATCTATGTTGGCTCAGCAGAGAGTGAAGAGTATGACCAAGTTCTTGACTCTGTTCTGGTTGGACCAGTACCTGCTGGTagacacatgtttgtgtttcag GCTGATGCCCCAAACACTGGATTGATTCCTGAGAGTGATGCAGTTGGAGTAACTGTAGTGCTCATTACCTGCACGTATCGTGGCCAGGAGTTCATTCGCATTGGTTACTATGTGAACAATGAATACACAGACCCAGAGCTTCGTGAAAATCCCCCAAATAAGCCAGATTACACACAG cttcAGAGaaatattctggcatcaaacCCACGTGTTACCAGATTTCATATAAACTGGGAAGGCTGTGCAGAGCGAATGGAAGATTCTGAAAACGTGGATCCAACACCAAACTCCATGCTCCCCCCATCCTGTATTCCAGGCAAAGCCCCACCATTGGGGATACTGCCAGATAACTCGATGGACTGCCTATAG